In Alosa sapidissima isolate fAloSap1 chromosome 11, fAloSap1.pri, whole genome shotgun sequence, a single window of DNA contains:
- the pkp3a gene encoding plakophilin-3a encodes MSTSMASDGAFLSALQPNTSVSTYALPSEIQLGHGSSLSDEAARAKRVQQQVALRLAEKTSTLPRQNGSASQNATSDYGTASMKHLTASPGFSSRSYGYSSSSRGGGGGGGGGGAGVGSALAQYAVTRGYTSRSAVDGGNRMKISMGGGASGGGGAGGSSMYYYDDMRLGGGGGGGGYHTLGGGGGGYHTLGGGGGTYQAIGGGSSGGAYHTIGGYQTAGGFQGGGGGGYQVTSGGGGGGFQGGGYQQQTTMMRTMSRAPPPDVDTISLRSMRLQPTPVSSWVQDDSDSLVSEQQHPFYAANGISQAATSSAGQIRATTLPTMRRCLSGTLASSGSGMMEESVERQYSFKGPAHRTISRINQRNNRMSMGSTSGGSVYGGGGGFVVSGSQSNMGGRISRAMSTKSMQSVGKGLDVFDGELTGSMSNLAGISSLDMPTAINYLETSDPSLQMLGAAYIQHECYHNSEAKNQVNQMKGIPLLVKLFNSESEEVQRYATGAARNLIYENMVNKVALIESGGIPQLSEALQQQDNELRKNITGILWNLSSKDNLKEKLARETLPELTKQILVPLSGLENPEFIEQNASEKEIFFNTTGCLRNLSSVNEKTRHQMRETNRLVDALVDYIQNCMEDTRVEEKGVENAMCVLRNLSYQLYTEMPPSAKLKLEGPTRGDEISKAEAMGCYTPQSRKAKKKQNPAQLTFSEVSKVPHGIEWLWHPQVVGLYNGVIQKCEINATSREAAAGALQNITAGDTQWASKLSRVALEQERMLPVVLDHLRTTNDLELRSLTGFLRNLSRHAYNKNDMATKVVNNLVSKLPSDGQQKEPSNDVVVNICGTLNNLVICSEVAARDITYFDGLPKLIGIKTSHDNSSGKQKAAKAAATVLSNMFQYKKLHKEYKKKGYGRQDFADLTI; translated from the exons acTACGGAACTGCATCTATGAAACACCTAACAGCCAGCCCGGGGTTCAGCTCTCGCTCCTATGgatacagcagcagcagcagaggaggaggaggtggaggaggaggaggaggggcaggCGTG GGTTCAGCACTGGCCCAGTATGCAGTTACCAGAGGCTACACCTCCCGCTCGGCCGTGGACGGCGGAAACCGCATGAAGATCAGCATGGGTGGAGGCGCCAGTGGTGGCGGAGGGGCCGGAGGCTCCAGCATGTATTACTATGACGACATGCGCCTCGGCGGAGGCGGAGGTGGTGGCGGGTATCACACACTCGGCGGAGGCGGTGGCGGGTATCACACACTCGGTGGCGGCGGTGGCACTTATCAAGCAATCGGTGGCGGCAGCAGCGGTGGTGCATATCACACCATTGGCGGTTACCAGACAGCAGGCGGCTTccaaggtggtggaggaggcggTTACCAGGTTACCAGTGGCGGCGGTGGAGGTGGTTTCCAGGGCGGCGGCTACCAGCAGCAGACGACCATGATGCGCACCATGAGCCGGGCACCACCACCCGACGTGGACACCATATCGCTGCGCTCCATGCGCCTGCAGCCTACACCCGTGTCCTCGTGGGTGCAGGACGACAGCGACAGTCTGGTGTCCGAGCAGCAGCACCCCTTCTACGCGGCCAACGGCATCTCGCAGGCGGCCACCTCCTCGGCCGGCCAGATAAGGGCCACCACTCTGCCCACCATGAGGCGCTGTCTGAGCGGGACGCTGGCTAGCTCCGGCAGCGGGATGATGGAGGAGAGCGTGGAGCGCCAGTACTCCTTCAAGGGGCCGGCGCACCGCACCATCAGCCGCATCAACCAGCGCAACAACCGCATGAGCATGGGGTCAACCAGCGGCGGCTCCGTCTACGGAGGAGGGGGCGGCTTCGTCGTGTCCGGCTCCCAAAGCAACATGGGGGGTCGCATCAGCAGAGCCATGTCCACTAAGAGCATGCAGAGTGTGGGCAAAGGCCTGGACGTGTTTGACGGAGAGTTAACAGGCAGCATGAGCAACTTGGCAGG AATCAGCAGCCTGGACATGCCCACTGCCATTAACTACCTGGAGACTTCAGATCCCTCCCTTCAGATGTTGGGTGCTGCCTACATTCAGCATGAGTGTTACCACAACAGTGAGGCCAAGAATCAG GTGAACCAGATGAAGGGCATTCCTCTGCTGGTGAAGCTGTTCAACAGCGAGAGCGAGGAGGTGCAGCGCTACGCCACGGGGGCCGCACGCAACCTCATCTACGAGAACATGGTCAACAAGGTGGCGCTGATCGAGTCCGGGGGCATCCCGCAGCTCAGCGAGGCCCTCCAGCAGCAAGACAACGAGCTCCGCAAGAACATCACAG gtATTCTGTGGAACCTTTCCTCCAAGGACAACCTGAAGGAGAAGTTAGCTAGAGAGACCCTGCCGGAACTGACCAAGCAGATTTTGGTGCCACTATCAGGACTAGAAAATCCAGAGTTCATTGAACAGAATGCCTCCGAGAAGGAAATCTTCTTCAACACCACAGGCTGCCTCAG GAACCTGAGCTCAGTGAATGAGAAGACCAGACATCAGATGAGGGAGACCAACAGGCTGGTGGACGCACTGGTGGACTACATACAGAACTGCATGGAGGACACCAGGGTGgaggagaag GGTGTGGAGAACGCCATGTGCGTGCTCAGGAACCTCTCCTACCAGCTGTACACCGAGATGCCCCCCTCTGCTAAGCTGAAGCTGGAGGGCCCCACTAGAGGGGACGAGATCTCCAAGGCCGAGGCCATGGGCTGCTACACCCCCCAGAGCAGGAAGGCCAAAAAG AAGCAGAACCCGGCCCAGCTGACCTTCTCAGAGGTGTCCAAGGTGCCCCATGGCATAGAGTGGCTGTGGCACCCCCAGGTGGTGGGGCTGTACAACGGCGTGATCCAGAAATGCGAGATCAACGCTACGTCGCGCGAAGCCGCTGCCGGGGCCCTGCAAAACATCACTGCTGGCGACACACAG tgGGCATCCAAACTGAGTAGGGTTGCTCTCGAGCAGGAGAGGATGTTGCCTGTGGTTCTTGATCACCTGAGGACCACTAATGACCTGGAACTCCGCTCTCTCACAGGTTTCCTCAGGAACCTGTCCCGCCACGCCTACAACAAGAATGACATGG CTACAAAGGTGGTCAACAACTTGGTATCCAAGCTTCCGAGTGACGGGCAGCAAAAAGAGCCGTCCAATGATGTGGTGGTCAACATCTGTGGAACGCTCAACAACCTGGTGATCTGCAGCGAGGTCGCAGCCAGGGACATCACCTACTTCGACGGCCTGCCAAAGCTGATAGGCATCAAAACATCCCATGACAACAG TTCTGGCAAGCAGAAAGCAGCCAAAGCCGCAGCGACAGTCCTCTCCAACATGTTTCAGTACAAGAAACTACACAAGGAATACAAGAAG AAAGGATATGGGAGACAGGACTTTGCCGACCTGACCATCTGA
- the sigirr gene encoding single Ig IL-1-related receptor produces the protein MTNRKIVLNLLWTCVIWNRMLVTEGSACSEPPEFHPSASSEVWGTEGTTITLNCTVLLAWDSSDPSCNNSLQWFREGAPINASHYPQNTTECHHGNQTQVSSVLQVKLTDSTDFGLYKCIVRNASLTFSLHKSDLPSHTATVVAAFTLLLLLALAALIYSRCHLNLKLWYKNTYGDYEINDGKMYDAYVSYVNDENDKKFVNFILKPHLENRYGHKLLLNHTDILPGAEPSAELVMSVSRSRRLIVVLSQSYLQQEWCTSNFRQGMWHLLELSQRPIFIMFQAQQKQLNLEVAHQLKEHEHRVHTLIWGPRSMTPSSSFWKELALVMPRKVTYHSSRSAGDPQTLFQDDKDPMLSLHPDYLDCRPDPDPAGDLGLRLPIRAQPSKAPVLPAAPMVPDLSSELRPSDIDVSDLGLRDYAARTDFYCLVTEDDI, from the exons ATGACGAACAGAAAGATCGTCCTAAATTTGCTCTGGACGTGTGTGATCTGGAACAGAATGTTGGTCACAGAAG GATCTGCCTGCTCTGAGCCGCCAGAGTTTCATCCCAGTGCGTCGTCTGAGGTCTGGGGTACCGAGGGGACCACCATCACCCTAAACTGCACTGTCCTGCTCGCCTGGGACAGTAGTGACCCAAGCTGCAACAACAGCCTGCAGTGGTTCAGAGAAGGTGCACCCATCAACGCCAGCCACTACCCCCAGAACACCACAGAATG tcaccatggcaaccagaCCCAGGTGAGCAGCGTGCTGCAGGTGAAGCTGACGGACTCAACAGACTTCGGGCTCTACAAGTGCATCGTGAGGAACGCATCGCTCACCTTCAGCTTACACAAGTCAG ACCTGCCTAGTCACACGGCTACAGTAGTGGCGGCCTTCAccctgctgctactgctggccTTGGCTGCACTGATCTACTCCAGGTGCCACCTCAACCTGAAGCTCTGGTATAAGAACACCTATGGAGACTACGAGATCAACG ATGGTAAGATGTATGATGCCTACGTCTCTTACGTGAATGACGAGAATGACAAGAAGTTTGTGAACTTCATCCTGAAGCCTCATCTGGAGAACAGATACGGACACAAACTGCTGCTCAACCACACAGACATCCTACCAGGAGCAG agccGTCTGCAGAGCTGGTGATGAGCGTGAGCAGGAGTCGTCGTCTCATCGTGGTCCTCTCTCAGTCTTATCTACAGCAAGAGTGGTGCACCAGCAACTTCAG gcaGGGCATGTGGCATCTACTGGAGCTCTCCCAGAGACCGATTTTCATCATGTTCCAGGCTCAGCAGAAGCAGCTCAACCTGGAGGTGGCGCACCAGCTCAAAGAACACGAACAccgtgtacacacactcatctggGGACCACGCTCcatg ACCCCCTCGTCTTCGTTCTGGAAGGAGCTGGCCCTGGTGATGCCCCGTAAGGTGACCTATCACAGCAGCCGGTCCGCTGGGGATCCCCAGACACTCTTCCAGGATGACAAGGACCCCATGCTCTCTCTGCACCCGGACTACCTAGACTGCCGACCGGACCCTGACCCTGCTGGAGACCTGG GGCTCAGGCTGCCGATCCGGGCCCAGCCGTCCAAAGCTCCGGTGTTGCCTGCGGCCCCCATGGTCCCTGACCTCTCCTCTGAGCTTCGCCCCTCAGACATTGATGTGTCGGACCTCGGCTTACGTGACTACGCTGCACGCACAGACTTCTACTGTCTCGTCACAGAGGATGATATCTGa